CCGGCCGCGATCAGGTCGTCCAGCAGCAAGACGGCCCCATGGTGATCGCCCACCGCGAAGCGACGGCGGGCCTGCGCCAGCCGCTGGTTGCCGTCGAATCTGCCGTTGGCGTCCATCATCGCATTCCTGCTCGATCGATTCCGTCCATCATCGCTTCCGCCCACCATCGGGCACACCGCGTCGCTCCTCCGCATCCACCATCCGGAACCACGCCGCGAACCGCCGGATGCCGTCGCCGAACTCAGTGCGCGCTTCGAAGCCTAGCGCGGCTCGCGCCTTGGAGGGATCGGCGCACGTGCGCTGGACGTCGCCCGGCTGCATGGGTGCCCACCCCACTTCGGGACGCATCCCCAGCGCCTCCGACAGCTCGGCCACGAGCGTGCCGAGCGGCATCGGCCGGCTGCCACCCAGGTTGAAGACGTCCATGCCGACCCGGGCGGTCGCGGTCCAGTCGACCGCGGCCACGACCCCGTCCACGATGTCGTCGCAGTACGTGTAATCACGCGCCTGCGTGCCGTCGCCGAAAAGCGTGAGCGGCTGGCCGGCCGCCATGCGCCGGGCAAAGGCGTGGATCGCGAGGTCGGGGCGCTGCCGCGGCCCATACACCGTGAAGAAGCGGAGCGCGGCCACGCGAAACCCGTGGATCGGCGCCAGCGCGCTCACCAGCAGCTCGCCCGCCCGCTTGGTCGCCGCGTACGGCGAGACCGGGTCGATAGCGGTGGCATCCTCGCGGAACGGGACCGGCGTGCTGTCGCCATACACCGAGGACGACGAGCCGAATACGATGCGCTCGGTGCCGGCCCGGCGGGCGGCCTCGAGCACCGCGGCGGTGCCCGCGACGTTGGTCCGCGCGTACCCCACCGGATCGGCCAGCGAGGGCCGGACGCCCGCCTTGGCGGCCAGGTGCACGAGCACGGTGTCGGGCGTGAGGTGCGCCGCGACCGCATCGACGTCGAGCATGTCGATCTCGTGCAGGCAGAGCCCCGGCCGGTGTCCCACCTCACGCAGGTTCCGCTCCTTCATCGCGCGGGGGTAGAAAGGATCGAAGTTGTCGATTCCCACAACTTCGTCGCCCCGTGTGGCGAGCGCCGCGATGAGGTGCGAGCCGATGAACCCTGCGGCGCCGGTGACGAGCACCCGTGCGGTCACGCCAGCCGCTCCCGAAAGAACTCGATCGAGCGGCAGAGCCCCTCGTCGAGCTGGATGGAGGGCTCCCAGCCGAGCACCTGGCGCGCGATCGTGATGTCGGGGCGGCGGACCTTGGGATCGTCCGCCGGCAGCGGGCGCGTCTCGATGGGCGAATGGGAGCCGGTGAGACGCAGCACCGCGTCTGCCAGCTCGCGCACCGTGAACTCGTTCGGGTTGCCGATATTGGTCGGCTCGATCCGGTCGCTGTGGAACAGCCGGTAGATGCCCTCGATCAGGTCGGTCGCGTAGCAGAACGAGCGGGTCTGGGACCCGTCGCCGTAGATCGTGAGCGGCTCGCCCTTCAGTGCCTGGACGATGAAATTCGACACCACGCGACCGTCGCGCGCCCGCATGCGCGGGCCGTACGTATTGAAGATGCGCACGATGCGCGTAGGCACCGCATGATATCGGTGGTAGGCCATCGTCATCGCCTCGGCGAAGCGCTTGGCCTCGTCGTAGACGCCGCGCGGACCGACCGGATTCACGTGGCCCCAGTAGCTCTCGGGCTGCGGATGCACCTGCGGATCGCCGTAGACCTCGGACGTCGACGCCAGCAGGAAGCGCGCACCCTTGGCCTTGGCGAGCCCCAGCGCCTTGTGCGTGCCGAGCGACCCCACCTTGAGCGTCTGGATGGGAAGCTCGAGATAGTCGATGGGACTCGCGGGCGAGGCGAAGTGCAGCACGCCGTCGAGCGGCCCCTCGACGTAGATGAAGTTGGTGACGTCGTGCTGAATGAACCGGAACCGCGGATTCCCGAGCAGATGCGCGACGTTGTCGGGCCTCCCGGTCACGAAGTTGTCGACGCCGATCACCTCGTGCCCGTCGCGCAGGAAGCGGTCGGTGAGATGCGAGCCCAGGAACCCGCCGGCCCCGGTGATCAGCACCTTCACGGCGTCCTCCGCCCGATCCCGTGGTACTCGAAGCCGAGCGCGGCCATGCGCTCCGGCTCGTAGAGGTTGCGGCCATCGATGACGAGCGGGCGGCGAAGCAACGCCTTGATCCGGCCGAGATCGGGAGTGCGGTACACCAGCCATTCGGTCACGATGATGAGCCCGTCCGCACCGTCCACGGCGTCGTAGGGGTCGCGCGCGAACGCCACGGCGTCGCCGAAGCAGGCGTGGGCGCCGTCCATGGCCTTCGGATCGTGCGCCTTGACCGCGGCTCCCGCGGCGAGCAGCGACTGGATGACCGGAATCGCCGGGCTCTCGCGCATGTCGTCGGTCTCGGCCTTGAACGCGAGCCCCCAGACGGCGAGCCGGCGGCCACGCAACTCGCCGCCGAATGCGCCCAGCGCCTTCCGGTAGAGCACCAGCTTCTGCCGCTCGTTCACCGACTCGACCGATTCGAGCAGGTCGAACTGCATCCCGGCGCTCTGCGCCGAATGGATGAGCGCCTTCACGTCCTTGGGAAAGCAGGAGCCGCCGTAGCCAGGTCCCGGAAAGAGGAACGCAGGCCCGATCCGCCGGTCGGTGCCGATGCCCTTCCGCACCATGCTCACGTCGGCGCCGACCCGCTCGCAGAACTCGGCCACCTGGTTCATGAACGAGATGCGGGTGGCGAGCATGGCGTTGGCCGCGTACTTGGTGACCTCGGCCGATGCGATATCCATGAAGATGATGGGATTGCCGGTGCGCACGAACGGCGCGTACAGCTCGCCCATGATCGCGCGCGCCTCGTCGGAGTCGACGCCGATCACGACCCGGTCGGGCTTCATGAAGTCGTCGATCGCCGCGCCTTCCTTCAGGAACTCGGGATTGGAGCAGACCGAGAACGGGACGCGGGTTTCGGCCTCGATCGCGGCGCGCACCTTTGCGGCGGTCCCGACCGGCACGGTGCTCTTGGTGACGATGACCTTGGGACCGTTCATGTGCTTGCCGATGGCGTGTGCCACCGCCAGGACGTGCTGCAAATCCGCCGAGCCGTCCTCGCCGGGCGGCGTGCCGACCGCGATGAAGAGGACGCGCGCGCGGCGCACGGCCGCGGCGACGTCGGTGCTGAAGCCGAGCCGGCCCTCCTCCTGGTTGCGGCGCACCATGGGCTCGAGGCCGGGCTCGTAGATCGGGATGTCGCACCGCTGCAAGCGCTCGATCTTGCGCGCGTCCACGTCCACGCAGACGACGTCGTTGCCCGCCTCCGCGAGACAGGCGCCGGCCACGAGGCCCACGTAGCCGCTGCCCACCACCGTCACATGCATGTTCAGTCTCCCCGGGGTAGCGCGTGGCGGGTGTCCACCGCCAGACGCGCGTGCCGTTTGACCATGTTGAAATCGATGGCGGAATGGTCGGTGACCACGACGACGCAGTCGGCCGCTTCGACGGCGGCGGGCGTGAGCGGCACCGAGCGGAAGTGGTGGCCGTCCTCGCTGAACTCGGGCACGTGCGGGTCGTGGTAGCTCACCCGCGCGCCCTGGGCCTCGAGCAGACGGATGATGTCGAGCGCGGGGCTCTCGCGCAGGTCGTCGATGTCGCGCTTGTAGGCGACACCCAGAACGAGCACGCTGGCGCCGCGAAGCGCGCGCCCCTGGCTGTTGAGCGACTCGGCCACCTTGCGCACCCAGAAGAGCGGCATCTCGGTGTTGAGCTCGCCGGCCAGATCGATGAAGCGGGTCTTGTAGTTGAGCCCGCGCATCTTCCAGGCGAGGTAGTGCGGATCGATCGGAATGCAGTGGCCGCCGAGCCCCGGCCCCGGAAGGAATTTCATGAAGCCGAACGGCTTGGTGGCCGCCGCCTCGATCACCTCCCAGACATCCACGCCCAACTTGTCGCAGACGATGGCCATCTCGTTCACGAGGCCGATGTTCACGCTGCGGAAGGTGTTCTCCAGCAGTTTGACCAGTTCGGCCGCTTCGGTGGTGGAGACCGGTACCAGCGTGTCGATCACGCCCTGATAGAGCGCCACCGCCACCCGGCGGCAGTCGGGCGTGATGCCACCCACCACCTTGGGCGTGTTCCGGGTGCCGTACGTCGGGTTGCCAGGATCCACCCGCTCGGGACTGAACGCCAGGAAGAAGTCCTCGCCCACCCGGAGTCCGGTGCTTTCGAGCGCCGGCAGGAGAATCTCGCGGGTGGTGCCCGGATACGTCGTGCTCTCGAGGATGATCGCGTGACCCCGCCGAAGCGTATGCTTCACCGCCTCGGTGGCGGCGACGATGTAGCTCACGTCGGGGTCCTTGAACTTGGAGAGCGGCGTCGGCACGCAGATGGAGATGGCGTCGGCCTCGGCCAGCCGGGCACCATCGGTGGTGGCGCTGAAGCGGTCGCGCACCTCGGCCAGCGCGGTGTCGCTCACGTCCTTGATGTGCGATCGCCCGGCGTTGAGCCCGTCCACCACGCGCTGGTTCACGTCGTAGCCCAGCACACGATAGCCTGCGCGCGCCAGCTCAACCGCGAGCGGCAGTCCAACGTAACCCAGCCCGACAATTCCGAAGATCGCCTCGCGCCGCTCGGCCTTGGCGATCAGCTCTTGAGCGACCGTCATGCTCGGTCCTCGAGCGAAATGGGGGCGCCGCCGCGCGCGAGCGAGCGGCTCGCCGCGTCGAGCACGCGGACTACCCGCACGCCGTCCGCCGCATCGGCCCGCGGCGCCGCCTCGCCCCGCACCACCGCGATGAAATGCCGGAGCTGCTGTGCCAGCGGCTCCGCGTTGGAGATGCGGGGGATGAAGATGTCGCCCTCGCGCACTGCGAGGCTCTCCCCGTACGAGCGATACTCGGGCGGGCGGTCCACGCCCTTGTCGTAGATGCGGAGCTTCTCCCGCGGTTGCATGTCGTCGAACACCGCCATCTGGCGCGAGCCCACGACCGTGAGCCGGCGCTCCTTGTGCGGATCGAGCCACGACATCTGCGCGTGGGCCACCACGCCCGTGGCAAACGTCATCGTGACGAACACCACGTCCTCGATGCCGGGCTGCAAGTACGAGTGGCCCTGCGCGGTCACGGTGCGCGGCGCGGTGCCCAGCAGGAAAAGCGCCACGGAGACGTCGTGCGGACCGAAGCTCCAGAGCGCGTTCTCGTCGGGCCGAACCTGGCCCAGGTTGACCCGCTGGGAGTAGAGGTAGTACACCTCCCCGAGCGTGCCGCCGGCCACGAGACCGCGCAGGTACTCGACGACCGGGTGGTACTCCAGCAGGTGGCCCGCGAGCAGCGGCACGCCCCGCCGCGCCGCCGCCGCCGCCAGCGCCTCGGCGTCGGGCACGGTGAGCGCGAACGGCTTTTCGATCAGCGCCGGCACGCCCGCCTCGATCGCGGCGCAGCCGAGCGCGGCGTGGGTGCGTGCGGTGGACGCGATCACCACCGCCTCCACCTGACCGAGCAGCGCCGGCGCCGAGTCGGTCACGAGCGCGGAGGGATACTGGCGCGAGAGCCGCTCGCGCACTGCTGGATCGAGGTCGCAGACCGCGACCAGCTCCGCCTCGGGCATGCCCGCCAGCGTGCGCACGTGGTTCTGTCCCCACGCGCCGGCGCCGATCACGCCGACCCTGAGCCGGCTCATGCGTAGAAGCCCAGGACGGCCTCGATCACCGCATCCTGCTGCGCGTCGCTCAGCTCCGGGTAGATCGGCAATGAAATCACGCGTGCCGTCGCCGCCTCGGTGGCCGGGAGGCTGCCCGGTCCGTAGCCGAGGTGCGCAAAGCACGGCTGCGCGGGCAGCGCGGTCGGATAGTAGATCGCGTGGCCGATACCATGTGACTTGAGGTGTGCCGCCAGTGCGTCTCGCCGCTCGACCCGCACCGTGTACTGGTGAAAGATGTGCTCGTTGGCCGGATCCACCCGCGGTGGGCACACGGCCGCATGCCCGGTGAACGCCGCGGTGTACCGCGCGGCGCGGCGGCGGCGCGCGTCGCTCCAGTCTGCCAGATGGCGGAGCTTCACCAGGAGGACGGCCGCCTGCAAGGTGTCGAGACGGCTGTTGATGCCGACCTCTTCGTGGTGGTACTGCTTGGCGCCGCCGTGGAGCCTGAGCTTGCGGAGCCGGGCGGCGAGCGCGTCGTCGCTCGTGAGCATCATCCCGCCGTCGCCCCAGGCACCCAGATTCTTGCTGGGGAAGAACGACAGCCCGCCCGCCCGACCGAGGCCGCCGGCCGCATGCCAGACCCCGTCGATCCGGCGGCGCGCGCCGATCGCCTGCGCTGCATCTTCGAGGACCGGGATGCCGTGCCGCCGGCCGATTTCGAGCAGCTGCTCCATCGCCGCCATCTGCCCGTAGAGGTGCACCGCCACGACGGCGCGGGTCCGGGGTGTCACTGCCGCCGCCACCGCGTCGGGCGACAGGTTGAACGTGGCGGGATCGATGTCGACGAACACCGGCGTGCCGCCGGCGTTATGCACCGCGCCCGCGGTTGCGAAGAAGGTGAATGCGGGGACAATCACCTCGTCGCCCGGCCGGAGGCCCAGCGCGCGCAGCGGGAGCAGGAGCGCATCGGTTCCGCTGGCGCATGCGACGCCGTGTGCGGCCCCGCTCAACCGCGCCACCTCGGCTTCGAGCCGGGCCACCTCGGGCCCCATGATGAATTGCTGCCGCTCGATCACCGATTGCATGGCCGGCAGCACCTCGTCCGATATGGTCCGGTACTGCGCCACGAGATCGAGAAGGGGGACGTTCAAGGTCTCACCTGCAGGAAGTCACCAGCGAATGAGAGGGCAAACCCCCGGAAACCGAACAACTTAGCCATGCTGTTGGGGTGGGTCAATCAACCGGAGTCGGCCCGCCTCCTCTCGGTATGCGGCCCCGCAGCGCGCGCAGCGTGCATCGCCGCCGGCGCCCGGCCGAAGCCGCTCGCCACACTGG
This genomic interval from Gemmatimonadales bacterium contains the following:
- a CDS encoding NAD-dependent epimerase/dehydratase family protein, which codes for MTARVLVTGAAGFIGSHLIAALATRGDEVVGIDNFDPFYPRAMKERNLREVGHRPGLCLHEIDMLDVDAVAAHLTPDTVLVHLAAKAGVRPSLADPVGYARTNVAGTAAVLEAARRAGTERIVFGSSSSVYGDSTPVPFREDATAIDPVSPYAATKRAGELLVSALAPIHGFRVAALRFFTVYGPRQRPDLAIHAFARRMAAGQPLTLFGDGTQARDYTYCDDIVDGVVAAVDWTATARVGMDVFNLGGSRPMPLGTLVAELSEALGMRPEVGWAPMQPGDVQRTCADPSKARAALGFEARTEFGDGIRRFAAWFRMVDAEERRGVPDGGRKR
- a CDS encoding UDP-glucuronic acid decarboxylase family protein yields the protein MKVLITGAGGFLGSHLTDRFLRDGHEVIGVDNFVTGRPDNVAHLLGNPRFRFIQHDVTNFIYVEGPLDGVLHFASPASPIDYLELPIQTLKVGSLGTHKALGLAKAKGARFLLASTSEVYGDPQVHPQPESYWGHVNPVGPRGVYDEAKRFAEAMTMAYHRYHAVPTRIVRIFNTYGPRMRARDGRVVSNFIVQALKGEPLTIYGDGSQTRSFCYATDLIEGIYRLFHSDRIEPTNIGNPNEFTVRELADAVLRLTGSHSPIETRPLPADDPKVRRPDITIARQVLGWEPSIQLDEGLCRSIEFFRERLA
- a CDS encoding UDP-glucose/GDP-mannose dehydrogenase family protein, with product MHVTVVGSGYVGLVAGACLAEAGNDVVCVDVDARKIERLQRCDIPIYEPGLEPMVRRNQEEGRLGFSTDVAAAVRRARVLFIAVGTPPGEDGSADLQHVLAVAHAIGKHMNGPKVIVTKSTVPVGTAAKVRAAIEAETRVPFSVCSNPEFLKEGAAIDDFMKPDRVVIGVDSDEARAIMGELYAPFVRTGNPIIFMDIASAEVTKYAANAMLATRISFMNQVAEFCERVGADVSMVRKGIGTDRRIGPAFLFPGPGYGGSCFPKDVKALIHSAQSAGMQFDLLESVESVNERQKLVLYRKALGAFGGELRGRRLAVWGLAFKAETDDMRESPAIPVIQSLLAAGAAVKAHDPKAMDGAHACFGDAVAFARDPYDAVDGADGLIIVTEWLVYRTPDLGRIKALLRRPLVIDGRNLYEPERMAALGFEYHGIGRRTP
- a CDS encoding nucleotide sugar dehydrogenase translates to MTVAQELIAKAERREAIFGIVGLGYVGLPLAVELARAGYRVLGYDVNQRVVDGLNAGRSHIKDVSDTALAEVRDRFSATTDGARLAEADAISICVPTPLSKFKDPDVSYIVAATEAVKHTLRRGHAIILESTTYPGTTREILLPALESTGLRVGEDFFLAFSPERVDPGNPTYGTRNTPKVVGGITPDCRRVAVALYQGVIDTLVPVSTTEAAELVKLLENTFRSVNIGLVNEMAIVCDKLGVDVWEVIEAAATKPFGFMKFLPGPGLGGHCIPIDPHYLAWKMRGLNYKTRFIDLAGELNTEMPLFWVRKVAESLNSQGRALRGASVLVLGVAYKRDIDDLRESPALDIIRLLEAQGARVSYHDPHVPEFSEDGHHFRSVPLTPAAVEAADCVVVVTDHSAIDFNMVKRHARLAVDTRHALPRGD
- a CDS encoding Gfo/Idh/MocA family oxidoreductase — its product is MSRLRVGVIGAGAWGQNHVRTLAGMPEAELVAVCDLDPAVRERLSRQYPSALVTDSAPALLGQVEAVVIASTARTHAALGCAAIEAGVPALIEKPFALTVPDAEALAAAAARRGVPLLAGHLLEYHPVVEYLRGLVAGGTLGEVYYLYSQRVNLGQVRPDENALWSFGPHDVSVALFLLGTAPRTVTAQGHSYLQPGIEDVVFVTMTFATGVVAHAQMSWLDPHKERRLTVVGSRQMAVFDDMQPREKLRIYDKGVDRPPEYRSYGESLAVREGDIFIPRISNAEPLAQQLRHFIAVVRGEAAPRADAADGVRVVRVLDAASRSLARGGAPISLEDRA
- a CDS encoding DegT/DnrJ/EryC1/StrS family aminotransferase — encoded protein: MNVPLLDLVAQYRTISDEVLPAMQSVIERQQFIMGPEVARLEAEVARLSGAAHGVACASGTDALLLPLRALGLRPGDEVIVPAFTFFATAGAVHNAGGTPVFVDIDPATFNLSPDAVAAAVTPRTRAVVAVHLYGQMAAMEQLLEIGRRHGIPVLEDAAQAIGARRRIDGVWHAAGGLGRAGGLSFFPSKNLGAWGDGGMMLTSDDALAARLRKLRLHGGAKQYHHEEVGINSRLDTLQAAVLLVKLRHLADWSDARRRRAARYTAAFTGHAAVCPPRVDPANEHIFHQYTVRVERRDALAAHLKSHGIGHAIYYPTALPAQPCFAHLGYGPGSLPATEAATARVISLPIYPELSDAQQDAVIEAVLGFYA